From Solibacillus sp. FSL W7-1464:
CTTCGTTATAGAATGCTATTCAGCTGTAATTGCTTCTGCTGATTCTTCTTGCTCCATACGGATTTGACGATAACGTTGCATACCTGTACCAGCCGGAACTAGTTTACCGATAATTACGTTTTCCTTCAGACCTAGAAGCTCATCACGTTTACCTTTAATTGCAGCATCCGTTAACACACGTGTTGTCTCCTGGAATGATGCAGCTGATAAGAATGATTCTGTTTCAAGAGAAGCTTTTGTAATACCTAAAATGACAGGACGGCAAGTAGCTGGTGTTTTACCGCTAAGTACTGCTTCAGCATTTGCCTCAGAGAATTGGTGAATATCAAGAAGCGATCCTGGTAATAACTCTGTGTCGCCTGCTTCAATCACGCGCACTTTACGAAGCATTTGGCGAACCATTACTTCGATGTGTTTGTCTCCGATTTCTACCCCTTGCATACGGTATACTTTCTGAACTTCTTTTAATAAATATTCTTGAACTGTCGATACATCTTTAACTTTTAATAATTGCTTCGGATCGATAGAACCTTCAGACAATGTTTGACCCGCTACAATTGTGTCGCCTTCTGCTACTTTTAGACGCGCATTGTAAGGTGCTTGGTATTTACGTGTTTCCACATCACCTTGGATCGTTACTTCTTTAAGACCTTCACGAATTTCTTCGATTTCGATTACTGTACCAGTAATTTCAGAAATGACTGCTTGACCTTTAGGGTTACGAGCCTCGAAAATTTCCTGGATACGTGGAAGACCTTGTGTGATATCGTTACCGGCTACCCCACCTGTATGGAATGTACGCATCGTTAACTGTGTACCTGGCTCACCGATAGATTGTGCCGCAATAATACCAACTGCTTCACCAACTTCTACCTCTTCACCAGTAGCTAAGTTCATACCGTAACATTTTTTACATACGCCGTGTTTTGTATTACATGTAAATGCAGAACGGATTGTAATTTCTTCGATATTTGCATCCTCGATTACGCGGGCAATATCTTGTGTAATTAAACCATCACGCTCTACGATAACCGCTCCTGTTTCCGGATGGCGAACTGTTTTCTTCACGTAACGACCAACAATACGTTCGTCTAACGCTTCGATCAATTCGTTTCCTTCCATTAATGAACCGATTAATAAACCGCGGTCAGTACCACAGTCGTCTTCACGAACGATAACATCTTGTGCCACGTCTACTAAACGACGAGTTAAGTAACCTGAGTCGGCAGTTTTTAGTGCTGTATCGGCAAGACCTTTACGCGCACCATGTGTAGAGATGAAGTACTCTAATACTGTTAAACCTTCACGGAATGAAGACTTGATTGGTAACTCGATAATACGACCAGCCGGGTTGGCCATCAGACCACGCATACCAGCTAACTGTGTAAAGTTCGATGCGTTACCACGGGCACCAGAGTCAGACATCATGAAGATCGGGTTAGTTTTTTGTAAAGATTTCATCAGCTTGCCTTGAATTTCATCTTTGGCAGCTGTCCATACGTTAATAACTCGGTTATAACGCTCTTCCTCAGTAATTAAACCGCGGCGGAACTGGATCATTACTTTGTCTACTTTGCTTTGGGCTTCATCTAAGATTACACCTTTATCCGGTAATACGACGATGTCAGATACACCTACTGTAATACCAGCACGAGTAGAATATTTGAAACCTAAGTTTTTCATGCGGTCAAGCATCTTAGAAGTTTCTGTAATGTGGAACTCTTTGAATACTTCAGCAATAACATTTCCTAAGAATTTTTTACGGAAAGGATCTACTACAGGCATATTTGTGAAGTGCTTCGCTAAAATAGCGCGGCGTTGTGCTTCAACTTTTTCTGATTCAGATAAATCAGCATAGCCTTCTGTAGCTTCGATTTCTTTCAGTAGCTCTTCGTCAATTGTTAAGTTCACGAAGTACTTTTCAGGTGTTTTTTGCTCTAAGTTGACTGAAGTAGGCTCATTAATATAAGGGAATGAGCGTGGTAAAATTTCATTGAAGATTACTTTACCTACAGTCGATAACAAGAACATTTTATTTTGTTCTTCTGTAAATGTCGGGTTATTTAATGAGCTTGCTTTAATTGCAATACGAGAGTGTAAATGTACATGACCGTTTTGGTAGGCGATTAACACTTCGTTTGAATCATTAAATATTGCTCCTTCACCGCGAGCACCTTCACGCTCAAGTGTTAAGTAATAGTTACCTAATACCATATCCTGAGATGGAGTTACTACCGGTTTCCCGTCTTTCGGGTTAAGGATGTTTTGCGCTGCTAACATAAGTAAGCGAGCTTCTGCTTGTGCCTCAGCTGATAATGGAACGTGAACCGCCATTTGGTCACCATCGAAGTCAGCGTTATAAGCTGTACATACTAATGGGTGAAGACGAATTGCACGGCCTTCTACTAGTGTAGGCTCGAATGCTTGGATACCAAGACGGTGCAATGTCGGTGCACGGTTAAGTAATACCGGATGCTCACGAATTACATCTTCTAATACGTCCCAAACTTCGTTGTGTAAACGCTCAATTTTACGTTTTGCACTCTTAATGTTATGGGCAAGGCCACGTTCTACCAACTCTTTCATTACGAAAGGTTTGAATAGTTCGATTGCCATTTCTTTTGGAAGACCACATTGGTACATTTTTAAGTTAGGACCTACTACGATAACCGAACGACCAGAGTAGTCTACACGTTTACCAAGTAAGTTTTGACGGAAACGACCTTGTTTCCCTTTCAGCATGTGTGAAAGTGATTTTAAAGGACGGTTACCAGGACCTGTTACAGGACGACCACGACGACCATTATCGATTAATGCGTCAACCGCTTCTTGTAACATACGTTTTTCGTTTTGTACGATAATGCTTGGTGCACCAAGGTCAAGTAAACGTTTTAAACGGTTGTTACGGTTAATAACACGACGGTAAAGGTCATTTAAGTCAGATGTAGCAAAGCGTCCACCATCTAATTGCACCATCGGACGAAGCTCTGGCGGAATTACCGGTAGTACATCTAAAATCATCCACTCTGGTTTGTTGCCCGAGTTACGGAATGATTCTA
This genomic window contains:
- the rpoC gene encoding DNA-directed RNA polymerase subunit beta', translating into MIDVNEFEYMKIGLASPDKIRSWSYGEVKKPETINYRTLKPEKDGLFCERIFGPTKDWECHCGKYKRVRYKGVVCDRCGVEVTRSKVRRERQGHIELAAPVSHIWYFKGIPSRMGLILDMSPRALEEVIYFASYVVVEPGQTSLGYKDLLSEKEYRAYREKYGSEFEAAMGAEAIKRLLEKIDLEDETQVLKEELKSAQGQRRTRAIKRLEVVESFRNSGNKPEWMILDVLPVIPPELRPMVQLDGGRFATSDLNDLYRRVINRNNRLKRLLDLGAPSIIVQNEKRMLQEAVDALIDNGRRGRPVTGPGNRPLKSLSHMLKGKQGRFRQNLLGKRVDYSGRSVIVVGPNLKMYQCGLPKEMAIELFKPFVMKELVERGLAHNIKSAKRKIERLHNEVWDVLEDVIREHPVLLNRAPTLHRLGIQAFEPTLVEGRAIRLHPLVCTAYNADFDGDQMAVHVPLSAEAQAEARLLMLAAQNILNPKDGKPVVTPSQDMVLGNYYLTLEREGARGEGAIFNDSNEVLIAYQNGHVHLHSRIAIKASSLNNPTFTEEQNKMFLLSTVGKVIFNEILPRSFPYINEPTSVNLEQKTPEKYFVNLTIDEELLKEIEATEGYADLSESEKVEAQRRAILAKHFTNMPVVDPFRKKFLGNVIAEVFKEFHITETSKMLDRMKNLGFKYSTRAGITVGVSDIVVLPDKGVILDEAQSKVDKVMIQFRRGLITEEERYNRVINVWTAAKDEIQGKLMKSLQKTNPIFMMSDSGARGNASNFTQLAGMRGLMANPAGRIIELPIKSSFREGLTVLEYFISTHGARKGLADTALKTADSGYLTRRLVDVAQDVIVREDDCGTDRGLLIGSLMEGNELIEALDERIVGRYVKKTVRHPETGAVIVERDGLITQDIARVIEDANIEEITIRSAFTCNTKHGVCKKCYGMNLATGEEVEVGEAVGIIAAQSIGEPGTQLTMRTFHTGGVAGNDITQGLPRIQEIFEARNPKGQAVISEITGTVIEIEEIREGLKEVTIQGDVETRKYQAPYNARLKVAEGDTIVAGQTLSEGSIDPKQLLKVKDVSTVQEYLLKEVQKVYRMQGVEIGDKHIEVMVRQMLRKVRVIEAGDTELLPGSLLDIHQFSEANAEAVLSGKTPATCRPVILGITKASLETESFLSAASFQETTRVLTDAAIKGKRDELLGLKENVIIGKLVPAGTGMQRYRQIRMEQEESAEAITAE